Proteins encoded in a region of the Stieleria neptunia genome:
- a CDS encoding TolC family protein → MHKNLLALIGILTAGTSLAQQPMSDYAMQIMPPVVHVASADQPVSLPELEAWALSNNPTLVQATAQVRAARGAAYQAGLYLNPIVGYELQNDAIGNARDETWNGGFVSQEFVTGGKLRLSRAKWCQRVKIAETNMGAQRQRVINDVRAQFYRTLAAQRLVEIHRELVANGEDNLQTREEMLNLGQTNQPGLLRAQVELQRDRLNLQQAENEFSHAWRTLTSLAGVPDQVQTAVQGSLLPGEEPLDWESAFAQLLASSPEMEAAWQKIQHDKIAIQREQAEPIPNVIASVRSIRSSVADTTETSFSLGIPLPVFDRNQGTVRQARADLMQAHAEARRLELELRNRLATQFRTYQTAWQNVQQYETTMLPKAKQSYDLLHESYKARRAAWPDVLMAQRFYLGLRVEQVSNLVMYRESDVAIRGMLLTGGLAIPPSPISGGHIDAVPKPR, encoded by the coding sequence ATGCATAAAAATCTATTAGCGCTGATCGGGATACTGACGGCGGGGACGAGTCTTGCTCAGCAGCCGATGAGCGACTACGCCATGCAGATCATGCCACCAGTCGTCCATGTCGCATCCGCCGACCAACCTGTTTCATTGCCGGAACTTGAGGCTTGGGCGCTTTCCAATAATCCCACGCTGGTTCAAGCAACCGCCCAAGTGCGCGCCGCCAGGGGTGCGGCGTATCAAGCGGGGCTCTACCTGAATCCCATTGTCGGGTACGAGCTACAGAACGATGCTATCGGAAACGCTCGCGACGAAACATGGAACGGTGGATTCGTTTCACAGGAATTCGTCACCGGAGGAAAACTGCGACTAAGTCGCGCGAAATGGTGCCAACGGGTGAAGATTGCCGAGACCAACATGGGTGCCCAACGGCAACGGGTGATCAACGACGTTCGGGCACAGTTTTACCGAACATTGGCAGCGCAAAGGTTGGTCGAAATTCATCGAGAGTTGGTGGCCAATGGAGAAGACAACCTGCAGACGCGTGAAGAAATGCTAAACCTCGGGCAAACCAATCAACCGGGACTGTTGCGTGCTCAGGTCGAACTTCAGCGTGATCGTTTGAATCTACAGCAAGCTGAAAACGAATTTTCACATGCGTGGCGGACTTTGACGTCATTGGCGGGTGTTCCAGACCAGGTGCAAACGGCAGTACAGGGCTCTCTGCTCCCTGGCGAAGAACCGCTCGACTGGGAATCGGCGTTTGCACAACTGCTGGCATCGAGTCCTGAAATGGAAGCGGCGTGGCAAAAAATCCAGCACGACAAGATTGCCATCCAGCGGGAGCAGGCCGAGCCGATTCCGAACGTTATCGCGAGCGTAAGAAGCATTCGTAGCTCCGTCGCCGATACGACGGAAACATCCTTTTCGCTTGGAATCCCGCTACCGGTTTTTGATCGAAATCAAGGAACCGTGCGGCAAGCACGAGCTGACTTGATGCAGGCCCACGCAGAAGCTCGACGCTTGGAACTCGAACTGCGTAACCGCCTGGCCACGCAATTCCGGACTTATCAAACCGCGTGGCAAAATGTCCAACAGTATGAGACGACCATGCTGCCTAAAGCGAAGCAGTCTTATGATCTGCTGCACGAGAGTTACAAGGCACGTCGAGCGGCTTGGCCCGACGTCCTGATGGCTCAACGCTTTTATCTTGGCTTACGTGTTGAACAAGTCAGCAACCTTGTGATGTATCGTGAAAGTGATGTTGCGATTCGAGGAATGCTGCTCACTGGCGGATTGGCGATTCCACCAAGTCCAATCAGCGGCGGCCATATTGACGCTGTGCCAAAGCCGCGGTAA